The genomic region AAAAATCCCATAGTGTCGTAAACACCTACCAATTCTAAAGTTCCTTTACCAAACTGGTATTTTCCAAGGTAACCAAATTCGTTTATGGATTTGTAATCACCACGAGATTCTTTAAAAGCCAGGGCTTCCTTAAAACCAACATAGGATTTCCCAAGAAACGGAGAAGTCGTTGAAAGTTGAAATTCGGGTTCGATCTCATCTCGCACATCAGGAACAGTATAATCAAGTTCCAGATCATAAGTTGAGTAATCTTCCAAATCGAGATTTGCAGCTTTTTTCGTTGAAAAACTAAAAAAAATAGAGCCTGCTGCAAGAGGCAAGATTGAAAATTTTGCAATTTTCTTTCTCATTACATGTGTTTTTGAGAAGTTAATGGTGGTTCAATTATTTGAAATTCACCCTCCTCATATTCGCGGCGCAAATGTACGACATTTTTTAATAAACTGACTTACAGTATGTTAAAGCTTATTTAAAGTATTAATGGAATTAACTTTAAGATAACTTATTGTAGTTCAATACGTTAAACATTCCGTAAGAAATTAGCTACTAACGTCTAATCCCCTGCTTGTTAATCCAACGCACATATTCCTGCTTATTCCGGTTATGCTGCGCTAAGTTTTTAGCGAATTTATGGTAACCGAAATTTTCAACATTTGCTACGAAATAGAAATAATCATGATCCTCGTAATTTAGTACCGCATTAATAGATGAGATATCGGGCATCCAGATTGGTCCTGGCGGCAGTGTAGAATATTTATAGGTATTATAAGGTGAATCTATTTTCAGATCTTTATAAAGAACTCGTTTGATGATCGTGTCAAAATTCTGAGTTTTTCTCTTGATGGCATAAATGACCGTTGGATCTGCATCGAGCTTCCAGCCATTCTTGAATCGGTTCATATAAACACCTGCTACTATTGGGCGCTCATCAACCTTTGCTGTTTCTTTTTGAACAATTGAGGCAATGGTGATCACTTCAGATGGAGTTAAACCAATTTGCTCAGCCTTTTCTAGCTTCTCTGTAGTCCAGAACCTGTCATATTCTTTTTTCATTCGCTGTTGAAATTCTTCCGCAGATGTATTCCAGTAGAACTCATACTGGTTTGGTATATACATTCCTAAAGCTGTGTTCTGATCTAAATCATTTTCAGCTAGAAATTCAGGATTTTTAAAGGCTTTTAGCAACTCTATGCTATCTGCTTCAATTTGCTGAGAAATCCTACCCGCCAGATCTTCCAAACGTTCCTGGTTATTGAAAATGACCTTTACAGGGTTGTTTCCAACTCTCAACCTGTTCACCAGGTCATTATTATTCATCCCCTTTTCGATAGTATATCTTCCAGGTCTTACCTTAGAAGCATAACCTTTCTTCTCGGCCACCAGTCTAAAGGACTCTTTGTCTTTAATATAAGGATCCAGAGTATCAAGAACCGATTGGAATGTAGCGCCCGTTGGAATATACACTACTTTCTCTGAATCCTCCATTTTAATATTTGAGGTGAAGATGCTATTGTATATATAGTAACTAAATATACCTGCGCCAATTAAACCCAGAATAGCAATCGCCAGAATAATTTTCTTAATGTACATCGTTGATCAATTGATAAAGTAATTCATCTTTATATACTCCGTTATGTAAGCTCCACTCTTTCTTTAAGCCTACTTTTCTAAAGCCATTCTTTTCGAAGACTTTCTTACTGTCCTCATTGCCTTCGGTCACATTTGCATAAACCTGGTGTAGTCCTAGGTGCGTGAAACAGAAATTACATAGCAACGAAAGACTTTCTCTCCCGTAGCCTTTTTTGCGATCTTTAGGATCTGCGATCAATATACCAAGTGCAGCACGCTGATCCTTAATATCAAGATCGAAAACATCAATAAGCCCTACAGCTCTACCCCTTTTTGTGCATATCACAAGTCTTAATTGTTTGATATCATAGATATCGCGGTGTGCGTTCTCAATATACTGTCGAATCAAGAATTTCGAATATGGAGTTTGCGTTGAACTTACTTCCCAGAAATTCTCATTATTTTCAATTTCATGAACAAAATCCAGATCTTCCGGCTCCAGCGCTCTTAGGAATATTTTCTTTCCATTTAATGTTAACATACAATTTCTCCTTTAAAAACCTGAACGGCCGGCCCCGTTAGCCAGATATTTTCAAATCCTGAATCTGTTTTCTCAAACCTTACTTCCAAAGAACCTCCAGGTGTTTCAAGCTTAACTTCCTTATTCTGTATCTTACCAGTTTGGTAGGCCGCGATTGCCACTGCCGTCACCCCGGTACCACAGGAATAGGTCTCATCCTCCACTCCCCGTTCATAAGTGCGAACCTTCAGAACCTCATTATTCATTTGTTGTACAAAATTTACATTTGTACCATTATTCTCTCTGTACAACTCAGAATATCGAATTTCTGAACCTTTCTGCTGAACGTTTTCAGATTGCACATTTTCAACAAAGATTACGTGATGTGGCGAACCAGTATCCAGGAAACTGTATTCCTCCTGAAGATTAACATCTGTAACATTCTGCATTTTCAAACTTACAATACCTTCCTTAATTCTAGCTTCATGCGGTCCGTCTATTGCAGTAAACCTTGCTGTTTTTTCAACTATTCCCAGGTAGTTCGCAAAGGCAACCAGGCAGCGTCCTCCATTCCCACACATACTACTTGGATTACCGTCTGCATTGAAATAGACCATCTTAAAATCATCTGTAGAAACATCGGGTTTCTCGAGGAGGATGAGTCCGTCACCTCCGATCCCGAATCTTCTGTCACAGAGTCGTTTGATTAATTTGGTATTATTTTTGGATACTTTCAGTTCACGGTTATCGATCATGACAAAATCGTTTCCGGTGCCCTGGTACTTATAGAATTCTAGATTCATTTCTTCATTTTCAAGAGGCGCGAATATACGATTTTGAACAGAAATCATAGCCTGTTAAATGGTCGTTAAAAATCGCAATTTGAATACTAAGTTTGAAAAATTAAAGGTTAAATAATTAAATAACATCCGAAAATGAAAAGAATAGTAAATCTAATTTTAGTCTCTGCTCTTGGAGGCGCCATGACCCTGGGAAGTTATAAGTTGCTGGTAGAAGATGACAATACCAGATCCTACCAAACCAACAGTCAACCCACAGAGAGTTTCCTACCTGTTAGTAATACTCCTAATTACGGGACAAATGTTGATTTCACGGATGCTGCGGAAAAGACCATACATGCTGTGGTGCACGTGAAAAACGTGGCCGTCTTTAAAGGAGGACCAAGAAGCATTTGGGAGTATAACCCTTATGGTACTGAAGGTGGTCGCGCTTTACAGGGTGCTGGATCTGGAGTTATCATAACTCCAGATGGTTATATCGTTACGAATAACCATGTTATTAAAGGAGCGAGCGAAATCGAGGTTACTTTGAATAACAATAAAACCTATACTGCTGAAGTGATTGGTAGTGATCCTGCTTTTGATATTGCGCTTATTAAAGTTGAACCGGAAGAAGAACTTGATTACATTCCGTTTGGAGATTCAGATAATGCTAAAATCGGAGAATGGGTGCTTGCCGTTGGGAACCCTTTTAATTTAAAATCAACTGTTACTGCCGGTATCGTAAGTGCAAAAGCGAGAGATCTCAATGTTTACGACAGTTCGCCGCAATCGTTCATACAGACAGATGCCGCCATTAACCCAGGAAACAGTGGTGGTGCTCTAGTTAATATTAACGGTGAATTAATTGGTATTAATACAGCGATCACCTCTCCTAGTGGCAGCTATATTGGATACGCCTTTGCTGTCCCTTCTAATAACGCGAGAAAGATCGTTGAGGACATCATGGAATACGGAGATGTTCAAAAAGGAATTCTTGGAATTCGAGGAGGAACGTTGAATGAGCAAATTTCAAATGACCGTAATCTCAATATTTCACAGGGTGTTATCGTTGGTGCAGTTACTCCTGGTAGTGGTGCAGAGAAATCCGGAATTCAGGAATTCGACGTTATTAGAAAGATTGATGAAATTGAGATCGCAAAGTTTTCAGATCTTACCGGTTATATCAATTCCAAACGACCTGGAGATATAGTAAGAGTACACTTGATACGAAACGGAGAATCTAAAACCGTTGAAATTGAGCTTACCAAACTTGAAACTTACTCTCTTCCTACTCTAGGCTTTGAAGTTGCTAATACTACTAAAGAAGAGCTTAAAAAGTACAATGCCCCCAACGGTGTTCGTATTAGTAGAATGCTTACCGATGATCTTCCATCTTCAGAATTAATAGGTGGTATCATTTCTGAGATTAATAATAAAAAAGTCAATTCTATTGGTGATGTGGAACAAATCATGGAAAATAGAAAAAAGTCAAATCCTATCGTCATTACTTATCATAATTTAAAAGGTGAAAAGCAACGTATGATCTGGAGATAAGTGATATTCCAAACAATCAAAAAGCCCTTCATAATTGAAGGGTTTTTTTATATCAAAAACCTTTACGAAAACGTTTGAAATATATACTTTTGCCGAAAATTATAACATCACAACAAAAAATGGACTTTAATAAAGTTTACGAAAAAGAACTTTCATTCCAGGCAGATCGTCGCAAAGCAACGGTCGAGTTTATCAATATCGTTAGCGACCTGTGGTATGACAAATCGATCGAACTCGTTTTATTCAGAAATCAGTTAATAAATAAAAACGTTAGCGATATTCTGGACCTTCATGAATACGCAGGAGAATTTGTAGGTAAACCTATATCAATTTTTGATTCGGTAGAGATTGCCAAGGCAATTCAGGGATTGAATCTTCCACCAGCAAAGCTGGATATTGGAAAACTTACCTATGAATATCATCTTGACGGTCAAACTCATAATAATGCGATGGCATTTGTGAGCAGCAAACTGAGTGATGCTAAATTAAATGAGGTAGTTACCCCGAAAGATGTCGTATTATATGGCTTCGGAAGAATTGGAAGACTGGTTGCTCGTGAATTAATGACAAGAACCGGGAAAGGAAATCAGCTTAGACTTAGAGCGATCGTAACCCGGGGCAATGTAGACCAGAGTGTTCTGGAAAAACGTGCTTCACTCCTGAAGAGCGATTCTGTTCACGGACCCTTCAGCGGAACTGTAAATGTAGACGTTGAAAATTCAGCATTGATCATCAACGGGACTACGGTTCATATGATTTCAGCAAACCAGCCGGAAGATATTGATTATACTCAATATGGTATCAATCATGCTCTTGTGATCGATAATACCGGTGCCTTTAGAGATAAGGAAGCGCTTACAAGACATTTGAGTTCTAAAGGAGCTGCAAAAGTTCTTTTAACTGCCCCTGGAAAAGGAATCCCAAATATCGTTCATGGTGTAAACCAGAAGGAACATGATCCAGACAGCGTTGATATTTTCTCCGCTGCATCCTGTACCACCAATGCCATAACCCCCGTTCTAAAAGCAGTTCAGGATTCTTTCGGTGTGGTACATGGACATCTTGAAACTATTCATGCTTATACGAATGACCAGAACCTGGTCGATAATATGCATAGCAAATATCGTCGTGGAAGAGCTGCAGGGCTTAACATGGTGATTACTGAAACTGGAGCAGGAAAAGCAGTTTCCAAAGCACTGCCTGTTTTTGAAGGTAAACTAACTTCAAACGCGATTAGAGTACCGGTACCTAATGGTTCACTTGCGATCCTGAATCTTGAAGTTGAAAAAGAAACCAGCCTTGAGGAAGTTAATTCGATCCTTAAAAAATACGCACTGGAAGGTGAACTTGTTGAGCAAATACAATATTCCGTAGACAATGAACTGGTGTCTTCAGACATTATTGGCTCTTCTGCCCCGGCGATCTATGATAGCAATGCTACCATTGTATCTTCAGATGGTAAAAATGTGATCCTATATATATGGTATGATAACGAATATGGATACAGCCACCAGGTAATCAGACTGGCAAAATACATCGCAAAAGTTAGGAGATTCACCTATTACTAGAATCTCAAAATTTTTAAACATTTAGACCCTGCCATTGGCAGGGTTTTTTTATTTTTGCGGCGGTTTAATTCAAATAATAAACTGACTCAAAAGAATTTAAAAACACGAATAGGCGAATTTCTGTCCGAAAATCTGAAATATACTAACTCTATTTTTCGCCCGTTGAAGTGTATTAACCCAAACAATTTCAATTACCTAAAAGATGAGTAACAAAATTTACATTGTAGCTGCTTTTGTTATTGCTAGTGTATTTCAGATGAATGCCCAGACAGACAGCCTTAAAACAGACACGCCCATACAGGACGAGTTTACAAGCCTTATCAAGGAATCCAACAATTATCAGGGTTATAAGGTTGTGGATTATGATAAGCTTATAGAACTTAGAAATACCACCCGGAGTTATATCACCGAGTTAAAAGAAGAGATCGTAGTTCAGAAGAATACTGTAGATCAACAAAACGATGAGATTCAGCAGCTAAAAGCAGATCTGGATTCTACTCAACAAGACTTGCAAAGAGTAACCGAAGAAAAGGATGCCTTGATGTTTTTAGGAATGCCATTTTCCAAAGGTGGTTACAAGGCTATGATGTGGGGAATCGTAGGTGCTCTGGTTGTGATCCTCCTAATTATATTTTTTAGATATAAAAGCTCACATGCCGCTACAAAAGATGCTCAGCAAAAGCTAGATGAAACTGAAAAAGAATTCGACACCTATAGAAGTAAGGCTCTTGAAAAGGAACAACGCCTTGGAAGAATGCTTCAGGACGAAAGAAATAAGTCGAATAACCCGAACATCTAATAGAGATTCAGTTCTACAGAAATGCGTATAGATATCATAACCGTCGTTCCAGATATTTTAAAGAGTCCTTTCGAGGCTTCTATACTTGAACGGGCTATTAAAAAAGGCCTCGTAGAGATCCACTTGCATAATTTAAGAGATTACGTTAGTGATAACTACAAGCAGATTGATGATTATCAATTTGGTGGTGGTGCAGGAATGGTAATGATGATCGAACCAATAGACAAATGCATTTCAAAACTAAAGTCTGAGCGAGTATACCAGGAAGTGATCTATATGACTCCAGATGGAGAAAGACTGGAGCAGAGAACCGCGAACAGTTTATCTTTACATGAAAATCTTATTATTTTATGTGGTCATTATAAAGGAGTAGATCAACGAGTACGCGATCAGTTCATTACCAAGGAGATCAGTATTGGAGATTACGTATTGTCTGGTGGTGAATTAGGGGCGGCCGTACTTTGTGATTCGATCATTCGATTGATTCCAGGAGTTCTGGGGAATGAAACTTCTGCCTTAACAGATTCCTTTCAGGATGATTTGCTTGCTCCTCCAGTTTACACCAGACCTGCGGAATATAAGGGCTGGAAAGTACCGGAGATCCTTACAAGTGGTAATTTTCCAAAGATAGAAGCATGGCGTGAGGATCAGGCTTATAAGCGCACGAAAGCACTTCGACCTGATCTATTGAAGGAAGATTAATTTTTTCAAATACAGGCTTGTAAAATAATATTATTTAATTAATTTTGCACTCATTCTAAAATAACCTCTGGCGAGAAACGTGTATGTTGTTTTTGAATTTACTTTAAACTATTAAGAATGGAATCGTTAGTAAAATTTGTTCAGGACGAATTCGTATCAAGAAAAGATCTACCTGAGTTTTCAGCAGGAGATACAATTACTGTTTATTACGAAATTACAGAGGGTCAAAAAACAAGAACACAGTTCTTTAGAGGTGTTGTTATCCAGTTAAGAGGAACAGGGTCATCTCAAACCTTCACTATTAGAAAGATGAGTGGAACTGTTGGAGTGGAAAGAATCTTCCCAATCAACCTTCCGGCGATTCAAAAAATTGAGATCAATAAGAAAGGTAAAGTTAGAAGAGCAAGAATTTTCTACTTTAGAGAACTTACTGGTAAGAAAGCTCGTATCAAAGAAGCTATCAGAAGATAATTCTTTCTCATACAAATATTTAAAAGCCCCGGTTCTTCCGGGGCTTTTTTGTTCAAATCATTTACTATCAAAAAGTTAAAGTCTTTTCAGAATAGAATTATATTAGTTATCTTTAAGTAAGAGATTTAGGATGACAAAAGGATTTTTAGATCTTGAAGGAAGTAAAGAGTTTTTTTTACTTCTAGAGTTTGAAATTTTCTATATAACATTAGTGTTTTGGACATCAAAACCAGTTTGAAAGATTTCTTATTCGATCATATTTTCTTTTAGAATTTATGATTTTCTGGAAGCAGTAATGATTCGATTGAGTTTTAGCTTAGTTTAAAAATGAATCAATTACAGTTTCTGAAGCCATTTCATTTTAGTTATAAGATGAAATGGCTTTTTTTATGCTCTAAATTAAGATCTCTTAACAGCTCATCATCTACTCACTTTTAGGAAAAAAGAGTGAAAATCTGTATATTGCGCGTATGACGATACCCTGGAATGTTCCAGGGTTTTCTTTGAACTTATTGCAATCAAAAACAAAATAAATGTCTCAGAAAGAAAAAATTATTTATACCAAAACTGATGAAGCTCCAATGTTGGCAACTTACTCTTTCCTGCCAATCGTTGAAGCATTCACCAAAGCAGCAGGCGTAAGTCTAGAAACCCGTGATATTTCACTTGCCGGAAGAATTTTATCTCAATTTCCAGATTATCTCAAGGATGATCAAAAAGTAGCAGATGATCTTGCTGAACTTGGTGAACTGGCAAAACAACCGGAGGCAAATATTATCAAGCTTCCAAATATCAGTGCTTCAGTTCCGCAATTGAAAAATGCTATCTCTGAATTACAATCAAAAGGTTTCGCTATTCCAGACTACCCGGATGATGCTAACACTGATGAAGAAAAGGATATAAAATCAAGATACGATAAAGTTAAAGGTAGTGCTGTAAATCCGGTACTTAGAGAAGGAAATTCTGACAGACGTGCTCCGAAAGCCGTTAAGAATTTCGCTAAAAAGAATCCGCACCGCATGGGAGAATGGAGTGCAGATTCTAAAACTCACGTTGCTACGATGAACGAAGGTGACTTCAGAGCGAACGAACGTTCTGT from Christiangramia sp. OXR-203 harbors:
- a CDS encoding peptidoglycan-binding protein LysM, producing the protein MRKKIAKFSILPLAAGSIFFSFSTKKAANLDLEDYSTYDLELDYTVPDVRDEIEPEFQLSTTSPFLGKSYVGFKEALAFKESRGDYKSINEFGYLGKYQFGKGTLELVGVYDTMGFLNSPALQEAAFYANASRNKWILQRDIKRFVGKNINGVIVTESGILAAAHLAGPGSVKKYLRSWGAQAFSDAFGTTIKTYMKRFGGYDTSFVTTTKNARVDFGNLNEA
- the mltG gene encoding endolytic transglycosylase MltG, with the protein product MYIKKIILAIAILGLIGAGIFSYYIYNSIFTSNIKMEDSEKVVYIPTGATFQSVLDTLDPYIKDKESFRLVAEKKGYASKVRPGRYTIEKGMNNNDLVNRLRVGNNPVKVIFNNQERLEDLAGRISQQIEADSIELLKAFKNPEFLAENDLDQNTALGMYIPNQYEFYWNTSAEEFQQRMKKEYDRFWTTEKLEKAEQIGLTPSEVITIASIVQKETAKVDERPIVAGVYMNRFKNGWKLDADPTVIYAIKRKTQNFDTIIKRVLYKDLKIDSPYNTYKYSTLPPGPIWMPDISSINAVLNYEDHDYFYFVANVENFGYHKFAKNLAQHNRNKQEYVRWINKQGIRR
- a CDS encoding GNAT family protein, encoding MLTLNGKKIFLRALEPEDLDFVHEIENNENFWEVSSTQTPYSKFLIRQYIENAHRDIYDIKQLRLVICTKRGRAVGLIDVFDLDIKDQRAALGILIADPKDRKKGYGRESLSLLCNFCFTHLGLHQVYANVTEGNEDSKKVFEKNGFRKVGLKKEWSLHNGVYKDELLYQLINDVH
- the dapF gene encoding diaminopimelate epimerase, with product MNLEFYKYQGTGNDFVMIDNRELKVSKNNTKLIKRLCDRRFGIGGDGLILLEKPDVSTDDFKMVYFNADGNPSSMCGNGGRCLVAFANYLGIVEKTARFTAIDGPHEARIKEGIVSLKMQNVTDVNLQEEYSFLDTGSPHHVIFVENVQSENVQQKGSEIRYSELYRENNGTNVNFVQQMNNEVLKVRTYERGVEDETYSCGTGVTAVAIAAYQTGKIQNKEVKLETPGGSLEVRFEKTDSGFENIWLTGPAVQVFKGEIVC
- a CDS encoding trypsin-like peptidase domain-containing protein, coding for MKRIVNLILVSALGGAMTLGSYKLLVEDDNTRSYQTNSQPTESFLPVSNTPNYGTNVDFTDAAEKTIHAVVHVKNVAVFKGGPRSIWEYNPYGTEGGRALQGAGSGVIITPDGYIVTNNHVIKGASEIEVTLNNNKTYTAEVIGSDPAFDIALIKVEPEEELDYIPFGDSDNAKIGEWVLAVGNPFNLKSTVTAGIVSAKARDLNVYDSSPQSFIQTDAAINPGNSGGALVNINGELIGINTAITSPSGSYIGYAFAVPSNNARKIVEDIMEYGDVQKGILGIRGGTLNEQISNDRNLNISQGVIVGAVTPGSGAEKSGIQEFDVIRKIDEIEIAKFSDLTGYINSKRPGDIVRVHLIRNGESKTVEIELTKLETYSLPTLGFEVANTTKEELKKYNAPNGVRISRMLTDDLPSSELIGGIISEINNKKVNSIGDVEQIMENRKKSNPIVITYHNLKGEKQRMIWR
- a CDS encoding glyceraldehyde-3-phosphate dehydrogenase, whose protein sequence is MDFNKVYEKELSFQADRRKATVEFINIVSDLWYDKSIELVLFRNQLINKNVSDILDLHEYAGEFVGKPISIFDSVEIAKAIQGLNLPPAKLDIGKLTYEYHLDGQTHNNAMAFVSSKLSDAKLNEVVTPKDVVLYGFGRIGRLVARELMTRTGKGNQLRLRAIVTRGNVDQSVLEKRASLLKSDSVHGPFSGTVNVDVENSALIINGTTVHMISANQPEDIDYTQYGINHALVIDNTGAFRDKEALTRHLSSKGAAKVLLTAPGKGIPNIVHGVNQKEHDPDSVDIFSAASCTTNAITPVLKAVQDSFGVVHGHLETIHAYTNDQNLVDNMHSKYRRGRAAGLNMVITETGAGKAVSKALPVFEGKLTSNAIRVPVPNGSLAILNLEVEKETSLEEVNSILKKYALEGELVEQIQYSVDNELVSSDIIGSSAPAIYDSNATIVSSDGKNVILYIWYDNEYGYSHQVIRLAKYIAKVRRFTYY
- the trmD gene encoding tRNA (guanosine(37)-N1)-methyltransferase TrmD, encoding MRIDIITVVPDILKSPFEASILERAIKKGLVEIHLHNLRDYVSDNYKQIDDYQFGGGAGMVMMIEPIDKCISKLKSERVYQEVIYMTPDGERLEQRTANSLSLHENLIILCGHYKGVDQRVRDQFITKEISIGDYVLSGGELGAAVLCDSIIRLIPGVLGNETSALTDSFQDDLLAPPVYTRPAEYKGWKVPEILTSGNFPKIEAWREDQAYKRTKALRPDLLKED
- the rplS gene encoding 50S ribosomal protein L19, which codes for MESLVKFVQDEFVSRKDLPEFSAGDTITVYYEITEGQKTRTQFFRGVVIQLRGTGSSQTFTIRKMSGTVGVERIFPINLPAIQKIEINKKGKVRRARIFYFRELTGKKARIKEAIRR